A genomic region of Arachis stenosperma cultivar V10309 chromosome 9, arast.V10309.gnm1.PFL2, whole genome shotgun sequence contains the following coding sequences:
- the LOC130947767 gene encoding transcription factor bHLH68-like isoform X1 has translation MMAGNPNNWWSMNPSSLIPYTQYVLGSSSSSSSIPFNPLVAEIPEPSPQSWSQLLFTGLPGEEERLGFNHFHQSKKLENWDDHNILINNNNNNQHNTRVGPNNNMIVDGIIKQEVSQSGNLYGQEEFHASNGSTWSTHMVPINSSSPRSSVTTNNNNNNNLLDFSYNKVDHSKNQLPYATPQCNSTSSAGICKKAKGQSTSSLPPLKVRKEKLGDRITALHQLVSPFGKTDTASVLLEAIGYIRFLQSQIEALSSPYLGNGSKNMRSQQYVHGERNSVFPEDPGQLLNDTGLKRKAASSQDSKDNKAKDLRSRGLCLVPVSFTQHVGNENGADFWAPAYGSGF, from the exons ATGATGGCTGGGAACCCTAATAATTGGTGGAGCATGAATCCATCTTCTTTGATCCCTTATACTCAATATGTGCTTggatcttcttcttcttcttcttcaattcctTTCAATCCTTTGGTGGCAGAAATTCCAGAACCTTCTCCTCAGTCTTGGAGCCAACTTCTTTT CACTGGGTTACCAGGAGAAGAAGAGAGGCTTGGATTCAATCATTTTCATCAATCAAAAAAGTTAGAAAACTGGGATGACCATAACATcctcatcaacaacaacaacaataatcaaCACAACACAAGAGTTGGtcctaataataatatgatTGTTGATGGAATAATAAAGCAAGAGGTTTCCCAAAGTGGCAACTTGTACGGCCAAGAGGAGTTTCATGCTTCTAATGGGTCAACTTGGTCAACACATATGGTTCCCATTAATTCTTCATCACCTAGGTCAAGTGTCACtaccaataataataacaataataatttattggatTTCTCTTATAACAAGGTTGATCATAGCAAGAACCAACTACCTTATGCCACACCTCAG TGTAATAGCACATCCAGTGCTGGAATTTGCAAGAAAGCTAAGGGTCAATCAACTTCAAGCTTACCACCATTGaag GTGAGAAAGGAGAAGCTTGGTGATAGAATAACAGCACTTCACCAGCTAGTTTCCCCATTTGGAAAG ACTGACACAGCTTCTGTGTTGTTAGAAGCCATTGGATATATTAGATTCCTTCAGAGTCAAATTGAG GCACTTAGTTCTCCTTACTTAGGAAATGGATCAAAAAACATGAGGAGTCAACAGTAT GTACATGGAGAAAGAAATTCTGTATTTCCTGAGGACCCCGGTCAG CTGTTGAATGATACTGGCCTGAAAAGAAAGGCAGCTTCAAGCCAg GATTCAAAAGATAACAAGGCAAAGGATTTGAGGAGTAGAGGATTGTGCTTGGTACCTGTGTCCTTCACTCAACATGTTGGAAATGAAAATGGAGCTGATTTCTGGGCACCTGCATATGGTAGTGGATTCTAA
- the LOC130947767 gene encoding transcription factor bHLH68-like isoform X2, translating into MMAGNPNNWWSMNPSSLIPYTQYVLGSSSSSSSIPFNPLVAEIPEPSPQSWSQLLFTGLPGEEERLGFNHFHQSKKLENWDDHNILINNNNNNQHNTRVGPNNNMIVDGIIKQEVSQSGNLYGQEEFHASNGSTWSTHMVPINSSSPRSSVTTNNNNNNNLLDFSYNKVDHSKNQLPYATPQCNSTSSAGICKKAKGQSTSSLPPLKVRKEKLGDRITALHQLVSPFGKALSSPYLGNGSKNMRSQQYVHGERNSVFPEDPGQLLNDTGLKRKAASSQDSKDNKAKDLRSRGLCLVPVSFTQHVGNENGADFWAPAYGSGF; encoded by the exons ATGATGGCTGGGAACCCTAATAATTGGTGGAGCATGAATCCATCTTCTTTGATCCCTTATACTCAATATGTGCTTggatcttcttcttcttcttcttcaattcctTTCAATCCTTTGGTGGCAGAAATTCCAGAACCTTCTCCTCAGTCTTGGAGCCAACTTCTTTT CACTGGGTTACCAGGAGAAGAAGAGAGGCTTGGATTCAATCATTTTCATCAATCAAAAAAGTTAGAAAACTGGGATGACCATAACATcctcatcaacaacaacaacaataatcaaCACAACACAAGAGTTGGtcctaataataatatgatTGTTGATGGAATAATAAAGCAAGAGGTTTCCCAAAGTGGCAACTTGTACGGCCAAGAGGAGTTTCATGCTTCTAATGGGTCAACTTGGTCAACACATATGGTTCCCATTAATTCTTCATCACCTAGGTCAAGTGTCACtaccaataataataacaataataatttattggatTTCTCTTATAACAAGGTTGATCATAGCAAGAACCAACTACCTTATGCCACACCTCAG TGTAATAGCACATCCAGTGCTGGAATTTGCAAGAAAGCTAAGGGTCAATCAACTTCAAGCTTACCACCATTGaag GTGAGAAAGGAGAAGCTTGGTGATAGAATAACAGCACTTCACCAGCTAGTTTCCCCATTTGGAAAG GCACTTAGTTCTCCTTACTTAGGAAATGGATCAAAAAACATGAGGAGTCAACAGTAT GTACATGGAGAAAGAAATTCTGTATTTCCTGAGGACCCCGGTCAG CTGTTGAATGATACTGGCCTGAAAAGAAAGGCAGCTTCAAGCCAg GATTCAAAAGATAACAAGGCAAAGGATTTGAGGAGTAGAGGATTGTGCTTGGTACCTGTGTCCTTCACTCAACATGTTGGAAATGAAAATGGAGCTGATTTCTGGGCACCTGCATATGGTAGTGGATTCTAA
- the LOC130950765 gene encoding probable inactive nicotinamidase At3g16190 isoform X2, whose amino-acid sequence MAKPVAFTNAKPPSNLHSHRTTSQTHTVSFLNLNNLSFISCALTLGHKNKQPNWSKPSLVRSKSGLGLGPVDPLEMAAEAWNRTALLVIDMQRDFIENEGPMLVKGGKEIVPNVIKAVQVARQRGILIVWVVREHDPLGRDVELFRRHLYSTGEVGPTSKGSPGAELVDGLVIREGDYKLVKTRFSAFFATHLHSVLQGAGINNLVITGVQTPNCIRQTVYDAVALDYQPVTVIVDATAAATPDIHLAPLWCLDSFKACSLCYSSPK is encoded by the exons ATGGCCAAACCTGTGGCTTTTACTAATGCAAAGCCACCGTCTAATCTCCATAGCCATAGAACCACATCACAAACTCACACCGTCTCCTTTCTCAATCTCAACAACCTCAGTTTCATATCTTG TGCTCTGACTCTCGGACACAAGAATAAGCAACCCAATTGGTCAAAACCTTCGTTGGTACGCTCAAAATCTGGGCTTGGGCTTGGGCCTGTTGACCCATTGGAAATGGCAGCAGAAGCTTGGAATCGCACTGCTCTTCTTGTAATTGACATGCAG AGAgattttatagaaaatgaggGTCCTATGCTTGTAAAAGGAGGGAAAGAAATTGTCCCCAATGTGATCAAAGCTGTGCAAGTTGCAAGACAACGTGGAATTCTCATAGTTTGG GTCGTCCGCGAACATGATCCTTTAGGAAGAGATGTTGAACTCTTTCGCCGGCATCTATACTCGACAGGTGAAGTTGGTCCAACCTCTAAGGGAAGCCCAGGTGCAGAGTTAGTTGATGGGCTAGTAATCAGAGAAGGGGATTATAAACTCGTGAAGACTCGGTTCAGTGCATTCTTTGCTACACATCTTCACTCAGTTCTTCAAGGAGCAGGAATTAACAATCTGGTTATCACTG GGGTTCAAACTCCAAATTGTATAAGGCAAACTGTCTATGATGCCGTAGCATTAGACTATCAACCTGTAACTGTTATTGTTGATGCCACAGCCGCTGCCACGCCTGATATTCATCTTG CTCCATTATGGTGTTTGGATTCCTTCAAGGCATGTTCATTATGTTATTCTTCTCCAAAATAA
- the LOC130950765 gene encoding probable inactive nicotinamidase At3g16190 isoform X1, with translation MAKPVAFTNAKPPSNLHSHRTTSQTHTVSFLNLNNLSFISCALTLGHKNKQPNWSKPSLVRSKSGLGLGPVDPLEMAAEAWNRTALLVIDMQRDFIENEGPMLVKGGKEIVPNVIKAVQVARQRGILIVWVVREHDPLGRDVELFRRHLYSTGEVGPTSKGSPGAELVDGLVIREGDYKLVKTRFSAFFATHLHSVLQGAGINNLVITGVQTPNCIRQTVYDAVALDYQPVTVIVDATAAATPDIHLANVFDMKNIGVATPTLQEWTDFKA, from the exons ATGGCCAAACCTGTGGCTTTTACTAATGCAAAGCCACCGTCTAATCTCCATAGCCATAGAACCACATCACAAACTCACACCGTCTCCTTTCTCAATCTCAACAACCTCAGTTTCATATCTTG TGCTCTGACTCTCGGACACAAGAATAAGCAACCCAATTGGTCAAAACCTTCGTTGGTACGCTCAAAATCTGGGCTTGGGCTTGGGCCTGTTGACCCATTGGAAATGGCAGCAGAAGCTTGGAATCGCACTGCTCTTCTTGTAATTGACATGCAG AGAgattttatagaaaatgaggGTCCTATGCTTGTAAAAGGAGGGAAAGAAATTGTCCCCAATGTGATCAAAGCTGTGCAAGTTGCAAGACAACGTGGAATTCTCATAGTTTGG GTCGTCCGCGAACATGATCCTTTAGGAAGAGATGTTGAACTCTTTCGCCGGCATCTATACTCGACAGGTGAAGTTGGTCCAACCTCTAAGGGAAGCCCAGGTGCAGAGTTAGTTGATGGGCTAGTAATCAGAGAAGGGGATTATAAACTCGTGAAGACTCGGTTCAGTGCATTCTTTGCTACACATCTTCACTCAGTTCTTCAAGGAGCAGGAATTAACAATCTGGTTATCACTG GGGTTCAAACTCCAAATTGTATAAGGCAAACTGTCTATGATGCCGTAGCATTAGACTATCAACCTGTAACTGTTATTGTTGATGCCACAGCCGCTGCCACGCCTGATATTCATCTTG CCAATGTGTTTGACATGAAAAACATTGGGGTCGCAACCCCAACGCTACAAGAATGGACCGACTTCAAAGCTTGA